attttatttcatattaagatACTCGTATTTAAAATggttcatataaaaactttacttcaatatttaaataaaaaaactcatgAAATATTAGGGTTACTGctgttttaatttctaacgctattacatatattttttcatctaaATATGATCCTAGCCCAAATTGTAATGCGACAAGCGAGTCGATGTTTTAAActtcgttaaaataaaatataattggaaCTCGATTGGGCGATATCTGTGTATTTTGGCAGAAAAAAGACTGTCAAGCGGTCCAGACAATATCATCACCTTGAATAAAGCTTTGCGATATCTCAATGGactcataaaattattggttTCACCTTGACCTTGATTCGGTACATAACcaggttttattttgataaacgaCTCACATATAGTGTCTGAGCCAACTCTCGAAACTAACCCTCTTGGAACAGCAATagatatgttgtttttttgtcACTTATCATTTTAGTAATCTTTACCGTTGTTCTATTATAACTTGGAAAATCTATCGcacataaaaagatataaaaaatataaagttagttAAAACTAGGGCAatcacaaattaattaattgaacaaaaatatatcagttaatatttatatgtgattgaatatttaataaagtattaaccGTTACTTAGACAGATTAAGTAGCGCCATCTACCGGTAGCTTTAAAAACAagcaaacatttataatattatgtttaccttatactttatagttaatttagttgttttaagaatttaattaattaatttttaatataattatttaaacaatatatttccatttatttgaatacgtAAAAAATCaagagttttttatttagtaatttagaaatattgtttttttgttagtatATTTAGGTCAATGAACTCGAAATACcaagaaaaaaaagttataaatgaatgttttttattgatttattatagaatactttttttttaatacaccaATCctgaatatgtatttaatttcatgttaTACAACAATACaacatttctttattgttgacaattaatttcttaGAAAAGTTTCgagtttcaaaatataatacatatatataaatacaattacagAGACCGAGTCTGTTAATTccttttttgtttgttgtgcttaaactttataaaaatacaatataataatttgcaatattgataaatttgctgtatgttgaaatttaatttttataaaataatgtataaagtatataattatattagtgaCAATTTGCCAATATAGTCTATAGTTGGCTTAGAACAGTCTTTCATTTTGTTTGGGCTTGTTTATGTTGTCAATGTCATATTCCAAGTGACAAATATTTGTCAGAATCTAGAACTATATTTTTGGTCTATAAGAATTTAGTAGGTACAACAAATGTTCAGTATTTTATCAACGTATGTTCgcgtaatattgttttaaaatgtcggaacttaaagctatttttattttattcaccacatttatgtatgtacaaataatcaacttttatttctgtttaatcTCTGTAAATACTGTATAATTACATTACGATTTCAGTATTCATTTTGCAGTGCCAACCGTTAACGCGGGATCTGATTTCGATTTGCTCATTTTCACACAACAATGGCCTGCAACAGCTTGCAAAGAATGGAAGAAGCATAATCCTTCCCACACATGCTCAATGCCAAAAAATTCCGAGACCTGGACTATACACGGCATTTGGCCCACAAAAATGGGAATGATCGGACCAGCCTTCTGTAATAGGACGTGGTTTTTCGATCCCGAAAAGATAAGGCCTATTGAAGAAgagttattacaaaaatggCCAAACATTTATGGAGGTAAGCTTGTTGTTTGTAACATGTTATCAGTTGTTAACAAAATCATTGTGTACTGTAAGTAGGTCGTAACAActctttttatcataaatttcattattttgtacatgTAAATAACAAAGACATCTTTCTCAATAAAATCAGCCCCATAATTTCCAATGCCCTTAATTAATATCCATGTTGTTATAAAGTGAAAAGTgaagtattttaatgaagtcttaatattttgaacgaaatttaaaataataacaagttaTATACATCTTTTGAAAAACATAAGCTTAGTGTGATTAGTaatctttatcaaaattataaagaaaccaGTTTACAATGAACAAAGTATTGTTGGAAAAGATATCAGAACTAAGTAATGTTATTCCACGCGggattaattaatgattttaaaacaagcTTTAAGGCAGAAAGAAAATCCTGTGAAGAAAgggactaaataaataaagttattacatAAAGAAGAATGAAGCTAATATTGTGTTACCGTCATAAAGTCTAAGGACTCTTTCATCGTGTTTATTTCAGGTACTTCAGAATATGCTCTCTGGTCTCATGAATGGGCCAAACATGGCACCTGTGCTGCCATCCTCAAACCTCTCAATTctgaactaaattattttcaaaatggcCTAGAATTCCTCAAAACATTCACAATGACCGACATACttgaaaaaaatagtattgtgCCATCAAATACTGAAAAATACACAGTTGCTGATATACACGACGCAATCAAACAgagagtaaataaaaatcccgTAATAGAGTGCAAGGTAGAGGAAGGAGGGGACAACTATATATCTGAGATCAGGATTTGCTTCACAAAAGAGCTCCAACTGACAGACTGCGATGGAGTCGTAACTCAGAAATATGGATATGGAGGTATACTTACAAATTGTCATTCTACAAGGGGTATAATTTACCCAcagtataagaaatatatatggtaTGTGGAATTGTACAAGCTGTTAACTTGGTTACAATGGTTCACTTTGTAGGGGCATTAAGTATCTAGtctaattgataaaaatacagaGAACTCGTAAGAGGAAATGTACATTAAAGACATAAAATGGAAAAAACAGGAGTTTGTTCTATGAGCAGACATAAAAGATTGtagatatacaaaattatggaAATGACTTAAAAACATGGCTTATCTCGTTCAAATAAACTGTGTCCATTCCTCTGACGTTGGTTTCTTGTATTCACTTTTCCTGCCATTTTCCTcccagttttatatatatttttgacttgtgtagcaataatttaatatttcaaacattaaagACTGTACAATTCACTATTTTTCATagatgtattaatatttaaattaaatagttgttacaataaacaaactaaaatgacatttctgtttttttttctttaatattttagattggCAACACTAATACAGACAATACATACTAGTTAGgacttatgtaatataattattaaataagaacatattttttttatatacttactatGCTTTTGgtactttcttttaaaaaaatttacctgtttaaaaaaatatattcagagaaaactaatttataacactaatagaaaaatatgttataaataaaaaataaatacaccttaataattatctttattgaAACAACCAAACTTTATAgacacattataaattaatgttacctTTAGCTCAATGagattttattagttattatacaCCCAGAGACGTACCTACATGAAGGTCAATGACATAGCATGGACTTAAGTCACTTGTGACCTTAATTACCTCTGGACACAATTATAACCGCAGACGGCACAAGACCTGCAAATAGAGATATATGTTAGGCTCTATtcaaataacaacaataaacaattacattattataaaaaaaaaatgatgagACTAGCAACACTGGAT
The genomic region above belongs to Danaus plexippus chromosome 4, MEX_DaPlex, whole genome shotgun sequence and contains:
- the LOC116768852 gene encoding ribonuclease Oy produces the protein MSELKAIFILFTTFIIHFAVPTVNAGSDFDLLIFTQQWPATACKEWKKHNPSHTCSMPKNSETWTIHGIWPTKMGMIGPAFCNRTWFFDPEKIRPIEEELLQKWPNIYGGTSEYALWSHEWAKHGTCAAILKPLNSELNYFQNGLEFLKTFTMTDILEKNSIVPSNTEKYTVADIHDAIKQRVNKNPVIECKVEEGGDNYISEIRICFTKELQLTDCDGVVTQKYGYGGILTNCHSTRGIIYPQYKKYIWYVELYKLLTWLQWFTL